The Xanthomonas sontii genomic sequence AAGCCATGGCCCTCGGTCGGGACGTACAGCGTTTCCACCTGCACCCCTGCCTTCTTCAACGCCGCTTCCATCTTCTTGGAATGCTGGATGGGCGCACGCTCGTCCTCGCCACCCGCCGCCAAGAACACGGGCACCTTGATCTTGTCGGCCAGATTGACCGGCGAAATCGCGGCCAATCCATCGCCCGTCCCCATCCATTCGCGCAAGAAATTCTGGCTGGCATCGCGCAGCTGGGCATCGCCCCTGACATACATCATCGGCAGGTCGTAGACACCGACATAGCCGGCCGCGCAGCGATACAGCGTCGGCTCCTTGGCCACGCCCATCAACGACGCATAGGCGCCGTAGCTGGCGCCGTACATGCAGATGCGCTGCGGGTCCGCGATACCTTGGTCGATCGCCCAGCGGGTGGCATCGGTGACGTCGTCCTGCATCTTGCCGCCCCATTGGCCTGCGCCGGCCTGCTGGAAAGCGCGCCCGTAATTGCCGGAACCCCGATAATTGACCTGCAGCACCGCGTAACCGGCGCTGGCCAGGATCTGCGCATCCTCATCGAACATGCCGTTGTCGAAGATCCCGAACGGTCCGCCATGCGGCATCACCACCATCGGCACCTTGCCGGACTTGGCCGCCGCCGGCAGGGTCACGAACCCATGCAGTGGCAGGCCATCTCGCGCCTGCAACGCGACCGGCCGCACCTCGGCCAGCTTCGGCGGCTGCAGTGCCGCACGGCGTGCGAACACGAAATCGGCCTTCTTGGCGACGGTGTCGAACAGGTAGAACTCGCCCGGATTGCGACCGGACTGCACGTTGACCAGGTTGAGCTGGCCGTCGCGCGTGCTGGAGGTGACATAGACTGCCTGCCCCGGGAAGGCCGCTTCCAGCGAGCGCTGGGTCTTGGCTTCGGGCGAGGCGTCATCGAAAAACAGGCTCCGCGGCTTGTCGCCCAGCACTTCGATCCCGACCGGGACATGGGTGCCATGGCGATACATGATCCGATAGGGATCGGCCAGCACATCGCGTGCCACCACCTTGCGCTCGCCGCTGTCGGTATTCCACGACTCGATGACGTCACTCCCCTTCGCCTGCTGTACCTGCAGATACGCGACATGCCCGTCTTCGGAAAAACCGATCGGCGTCTCCACGTGATGGCTGACGTTTTCGTCATTGATCAGCTTCCAGTCGCTGCCCTGCGCATCGCGATAGAACAGCTTCTTGGCATTGTCGGCATCCGCGCCCAAGGCGAAGCGCACCTTGCCTTGCTCATCGCTGTAGAAATCCGCGCCGCGCACCTTGGGCGAACCGGTCAGCAACCGCCGGCGGCCGCTATAGACGTCCATGATTTCGGTGCGGCTATAAGGATCCTGGCTGGTGCTGAACGGCTGCGCCTGGATGATGACGTTGCGGTCGTCGCCGGGCAGCGAACCAACGAAATACGCGGCAACCTTCTCCACCTTCTTGGTCTGGATCAGCGTCCCCGGCCCGTTGCCGGTCACGCGCTGGCCCACCAACAGCTCCGCCGCGCCGCCATCGGCGTTGATCGCGAACAGTTCCCCGGTCCCCCACGGCCGATCCCGCTGCCCGATCTTCTGGACCATGTTGAACAGCACGCGCGTGTCGTTGACCCACACGAAATCGGAGACGTGCGTGTTCTTCTCCATCGAGAAGCTGCCGACGATCTTGTTGTCGGAGCGGCGCATGATCGCCAGCGCGGTCCGATCCTCCAGCGGCACCGTCGCCGCGTAGTACTCGCCGGTGGGCGACAACTTCAGCGTTTCGACCTGCTCCTTGACCAGATACGGCGCCAGATCCACCTGCGCCCATGCATTCCCCGCTCCCAGCAGACACAACAACGCGACTGCGCGCAGCCCCTTCTTCATTCCCTGTTCCCCTGTTCCTGTTGGCGTGACGTACGCGTGAAGTCTAATCCAGGCGCTTGTCCGATGGCGTACCGGAAGCTGGGCGCCGACCTCAGGCGACGACGGGGCTGGAAACTGAAAAAGCGCGCTGCCCGGAGGCCGCACGCCCGTCACCAGCCGCGGAAACGGCGGCGCGCACCGATCAGGCGCATCGCCGCCGCCCTGCCGTCGCCTACTCTCTCGGCGCGCCGGTCGACCCGCGCACCATCAAGCTGAAGTCCAGCGTCTGCTGCAGCGGCACGTCCACCCGTTCGATGATGGCAAGCAGCAGGTTGACTGCGCGGACACCGATGTCGCGCATGGGCTGCCTGATCGTCGTCAATGGGGGGGTGAGGTAACGGGACGACGCCAGGTCGTCGAAGCCGACGATGGACAGCTGGTCCGGCACGCCGATGCCCAGGTCCCGGCAGGCCGCCAGGGCCCCCAGCGCCATCTGGTCGCTGAAGCAGAAGATCGCGGTCGGCGCAGGCGCACGGCCCAGCAGCGCCAGCGCGGCCGCATGGCCGGATTCGACGGAGAAATCGCCCGGCACGACGGTCAGGCTGCGCAGGCGGCGGTGCGCCTTGGCGCAGGCCCGGACCCCTTCCAGTCGCTGCTGATGCAGGGGATTGTCGGGCGGGCCGCCGACCACGGCGATCCGCGCGTGCCCCAGCCCATACAGGTGGTCCATCACCGCGCCCGCGGCGGCCGCGTTGTCGATGTGCACGCTGGGAATGCCCAGCGCCGGGTCGAACTCGCAGCCGTTGACCACCGGCGCGGCGGCGCCCCGCTGCTTGACGATCGCGCGCGCCGTCGGCGGCAGGCGGTGGCCGAGCACGATCAGGCCGTCGGCCTCGTTGCGCCGGAGCATCTGCGCGTAGCGCTCCTCGCGGTCGGGCTGGTGCTGGGTATCGCCCAGCAGCACGGCGTAGCCGACCGCCTGCGCGGCGTCCTCCGCGCCCTGCAGGATCTGCGCAAAGAAGGGATTGGCGATGTCCGGGACGGTGACCAGGAGCTTGCCGCTGCGCTGGGTCTTGAGCGTCCTGGCCACGGTGTTGGGCACATAGCCCAGCGCGGCGGCGGCCTGCTCGATGCGCGCGCGCGTGGCGGGCAGGACCTTTTCCGGCCGGGACAGCGCCCGCGACACCGTGCCCGCAGTGACGCCAACGTGCTTTGCGATGTCGTAGATGGTTGTGGCCATGAATCTGAGCTCTTCTTCTTTCTGCTGTGCAGTGCACAACGGGTCTTGCGGGAGGCCCATGCTAGGATGATTCAATCGATTGCATGAGGTCGAATCACGTTGAAGACGCTCAAGGGTCCAGCGCTGTTCCTGGCACAGTTCATTGCCGACACACCTCCCTTCAATCGCTTGGACACGCTGGCCGAATGGGCCGCGGGCCTGGGCTATTCTGGCCTACAAGTACCGACCAGCGCGCCCCACCTGTTCGATCTGACCCAGGCCGCGCACAGCCAGGCGTACTGCGACGACCTCGCCGGCATGCTGGCCGGGCATGGCCTGCAGATCACCGAGCTGTCCACCCACCTGCAGGGACAGCTGGTCGCCGTCCACCCCGCCTACGACAGCCTGTTCGACGGCTTCGCCCCGCCGGACAAGCGCGGCAACCCCGCCGCCCGCCAGGCCTGGGCGGTGGAGCAGCTGCAGTTGGCCGCCAAGGCCAGCCAGCGCCTGGGACTGACGGCGCATGCCACGTTTTCCGGCGCGCTGGCCTGGCCCTACTTCTATCCCTGGCCGCAACGCCCGCCCGGACTGGTGGAAGAAGCCTTCGCCGAGCTCGGCCGGCGCTGGCGTCCGATCCTGGATGCCTTCGACGCCTGCGGCGTGGACCTGTGCTTCGAGATCCACCCGGGCGAGGACCTGCACGACGGCGCCACCTTCGAGCGCTTCCTCGACGTGGTCGACCAGCACCCACGCGCCAAGATCCTGTACGACCCCAGCCACCTGCTGCTGCAGCAGATGGACTACCTGGGTTTCATCGATCGCTACCACGCGCGCATCGGCATCTTCCACGTCAAGGACGCGGAGTATCGCGCCAGCGCGCGCAGCGGCGTCTATGGCGGCTACCAGGACTGGATCGATCGTCCGGGGCGGTTCCGTTCGCTCGGGGATGGCCAGATCGATTTCAAGGCGATCTTCTCCAAGTTCGCGCAATACGATTTCCCGGGCTGGGCGGTGCTGGAGTGGGAGTGCTGTCTGAAGCATCCGGAAGATGGAGCACGCGAGGGGGCCGCGTTCATTCGCGACCACATCATCCGCGTGACCGAACGCGCCTTCGACGATTTCGCCGATAGCGGCGCCGATCCGGCATCGCTGCGCCGCATGCTGGGAACCTGAGTCATTACCGCCCTGGGAGGGGACGCCATGACGCACACCATGTCGCGCTTGGGCGCGATGATGTTTCTGCAGTTCTTCATCTGGGGCGCCTGGTTCGTGACCCTGGGGACCTATCTGGTGCAGGGGCCGCTGCACGCCAGCGCGAGCCAGGTGGCGACGGCGTTCCTCAGCCAGTCCATCGGCGCCATCGTCGCGCCGTTCCTGGTCGGCCTGATCGCCGATCGCTACTTCGCGGCGCAGCGCATCCTGGGAGTGCTGCATCTCGCCGGCGCGGTACTCATGTGGCTGGCATCCACGGCGACGAGCTTCGGCGTGTTCTTCGCCTGCGTCATGGGCTACATGCTGCTGTTCATGCCGACGCTGGCGCTGGCCAACAGCGTGGCGATGCGGCACATGCAAGCGCCGGAAAAGCAGTTCCCGCCGGTGCGCGTGGCCGGCAGCGTCGGCTGGATCGTGGCCGGCGTGCTGATCGGCTGGCTGGGCTGGGAACAGGCGCATCGGCTCGAGCTGACCTTCCGGATGGCGGCGCTGGCCTCGCTGGCCCTGGGCCTGTACGCCTTCACCCTGCCGCACACGCCGCCGCTGGCGCGCCAGCGCGATGCCGGGCTGGGGCAGATCCTGGGGCTGGACGCGCTGCGGCTGCTGAAGTCGCGCTCCTATCTGGTGTTCTTCCTGGCGTCCATCGCCATCTGCATCCCGCTGGCGTTCTACTACAACTTCACCAACCCCTATCTCAACGACCTGGGCGTGCGCGGCGCGGCAGGCCTGCAGTCGCTGGGCCAGGTGTCCGAAGTCCTGCTGATGCTGGCCATGCCGTTCCTGTTCGTGCGGCTGGGAGTCAAGACGATGCTGGCGGTGGGCATGGCGGCGTGGGTGGTGCGCTATGCGATGTTCGCCTTCGGCGATGCGGGCGGCGGCTTTTCCCTGCTGGTGATCGGCATCGTGCTGCACGGCATCTGCTACGACTTCTTCTTCGTCACCGGCCAGATCTACACCGATGCGCATGCCGGCCCCGCCGCACGTAGCAGCGCACAGGGCTTCATCACCCTGGCCACATACGGCGTGGGCATGCTGATCGGCACCTTCCTGTCCGGCGCGGTGGTGGAGCACTACACCACCGCGGCGGGCCCGGACTGGCGGCAGATCTGGCTGTTCCCGGCCGGCGTCGCGCTGCTCGTGCTGGTCGCCTTCCTGCTGCTGTTCCGCGACCGGCCCGCCGTCGCGGCCGCACGCTCCGCACCTTGAGGATCCCCCCGATGCCCAAGCTTGGAATCGCCATCGTCGGCACCGGCATGATCGGCGCCGTACACCGTCGCGCGGCGCTGCTGGCCGGCGCCTCGGTCCGCGGTGTCGCCGCCTCGTCCCCACACCGCGCACGCGAGGTGGCGCAATCGTGGGATGTCCCGCATGCGTATCGCGATATCGAGGAGGTCGTCGCCGATCCGCAGGTGCAGGTCGTGCACGTCTGCACGCCCAACCATCTGCACCGCGCCATGGCGCAGGCGGCGCTGGACGCCGGCAAGCACGTGATCTGCGAGAAGCCGCTGGCCACCACGCTGGAGGATGCGCGGGCGCTGGCGGCCCTGGCCCGCGCGACCGGGCTGGTCGCCACGGTGCCCTTCGTCTACCGCTACCACCCGGTAGTCCGCGAGGCACGCGCGCGCATCGCCCAGGGCGAACTGGGGCCGCTGCGCCTGATCCACGGCAGCTATCTGCAGGACTGGCTGCTGGATCCGGCCAGCAACAACTGGCGTGTGGACCCGTCGCTGGGCGGCACGTCGCGCGTATTCGCCGACATCGGCTCGCACTGGTGCGACCTGGTGGAATGGGTGAGCGGCGAGCGCTTCGCCGAGGTCAGCGCGGCGTTCGCGACGGTGATCGCCGAACGCGGCACCAACACCGGACAGAGCTTCACCACGCCGGCGGCGGGCGGCGCGATGCAGGCGGTCGCGAGCGAAGACGTGGCCATGGCGATGCTCCGAACCGGCGCCGGAACGCTGGCCTCGTTGACGGTCAGCCAGGTCTCGGCGGGGCGCCGCAATCGGCTCTGGTTCGAGATCGATGGCGCCCAGGCCAGCGTGGCGTTCGACCAGGAGGACGCCGAACGTCTGTGGATCGGCCGGCCCGACCAGCGCGAGGAAGTCTTCGTGCGCGGACCGGGTGCCGGCAGCGCCGAACAACGCCGGCTGGCGACGCTGCCGGCCGGGCACGCGCAGGGCTACGGCGATTGCTTCGAGGCGTTCGTCGCCGACACCTACCGCGCCATCGACGGCGAGCGGCCGGACGGCCTGCCCACCTTCGACGACGGGCTGCGCTCGGCGCTGATCGTCGATCGCGTCATCACATCGGCCAGGACACGCGGCTGGACATCCATCGACTGACTCCCGGAAGGACTTCCTGATGAACACAGCGACACGCAGAACCGCAACCCTCGCACTGCTGCTCTTCGCGGCCCTGCCCGCCTTCGCACGCGACGCCGCCGGCCAGGAGGCCCCCATCGCGGTGCAGATGTACTCGCTGCGCAACGCCGGCACGCTCGACCAGCAGTTGAAGATCGTCCATGACGCCGGCGTGGGCGCGGTGGAAACGGTCGGCACGCAGAACATGAGCGCGGTGGAACTCAAGCAACTGCTGGACAAGTATTCGATCAAGGCGATCTCCTCGCACGTGCAGCTGGCCGACCTGCGCAAGGACCTGGACGGTGCGGTGGCCTTCAACCGCTCGATCGGCAACACGACGCTGGTGGTGCCTTACCTGGACCAGAAGGAGCGGCCCACCGATGCCGCAGGCTGGACCGCACTGGGCAAGGAGCTGGGCCAGCTCGCGACGCGGGCACGCGCCAAGGGCATGCGCCTGGCCTATCACAACCACGATTTCGAGCTGGTCGATTTCGATGGCAAGACCGGCCTGGAACTGCTGTTCGCCGCGGCCGGCCCCGATCTCAAGACCGAGCTGGACCTGGCGTGGGTCGCGCGCGCGGGTTACGACCCGGCGACGATGCTGGGCAAGTTCAAGGGCCGCATGTTCGCGGTCCACGCCAAGGACAACGCACCGAAAGGCCAGGCCCAAGACGAAGGCGGCTTCGCCGCGGTCGGCAAGGGCGTGCTGAACTGGAACGCGATCCTGCCTGCCGCGGCGGCGAGCGGCGTGCAGTGGTACATCATCGAGCACGACCAGCCGCGCGACCCGGCCAGCGTCATCCGGACCGGGGCGGAGTACCTGCGCGAACATCTGCCCGCCAGCACACAGCGCTAGCACGCAAAGGAGTTCCGCTTGAAAACGATCACGACGATGGCCGTGGTGCTGCTGGGGGCGACGCTTGCGCCCAAGGCCTGGTCCAAGGACGACCCGGCGGCCGGCGCGCAGCTCTACGCGAACCATTGCACGGCCTGCCATGGCGCGAATCGCGCGGGCGTCCCGCCCACCTTCCCCGCGCTGACCGACGTGGGCAAGCGCCTGCAGCCCGCGCAGATCAAGGAGAAGATCCGCAACGGCGGCGGGCTGATGCCGCCGTTTTCGCAGCTGTCGCAACAGGAGGTCGACGACCTCGCCAGCTTCCTGGCGCAGTAGGGCGCGCCCTCCATTCCCGAGTATGCCGCGTTGGGCGCGGCATACCCGGGATCGCCGACACGCCTCGGGCGATCGGCGCCGACTGCGCGCCGGCGCTACAGCTCGCGCACCCAGATGTTGCGGTAGCTGACCTTGGAATCGTGCTCCTGCAGGAAGATCGGCGCACATCCATGCGGCGCATACGACGGCGCGCCGATGTATTCGGTCTTGCCCGCCAGCACGGTGTCGTTCTGCACCAGCACGCCGTTGTGCAGGACGGTGATGCGCGCGGGTGACGTGAGCCCGCCGCCCTGCGAGAAACGCGGCGCCGTCCAGATGATGTCGTACACCTGCCACTGGCCCGGCGCACGCGAGGCATTCACCAGCGGAATGGCCTGCTTGTAGATCGCACCGGCCTGGCCATTGGCATAGGTCGGGTTGTCGTAGCTGTCGAGCACCTGCAACTCATACAGCTCCTGCAGGAAGATGCCGCTGTTCCCCCGCTGCTGGCCGTCGAAGCCACGGGTCGCGGTGGGCGTGCGCCACTCGACATGCAACTGGATGTCGCAGAAGCGCTGCTTGGTGCGGATGCCCTTGCTGCCCGGCACCACGGTCAGCGCGCCGTCGGCGACGCTCCAGGGCACGCGTCCGCCCTGCTCCGACTCCCAGGCCGACAGAT encodes the following:
- a CDS encoding DUF1080 domain-containing protein, whose protein sequence is MTRSLLMAACLLAVAPAVAQADGDPARDPAKTEVWKPVPATVATPPGGAPSDAIVLFDGKDLSAWESEQGGRVPWSVADGALTVVPGSKGIRTKQRFCDIQLHVEWRTPTATRGFDGQQRGNSGIFLQELYELQVLDSYDNPTYANGQAGAIYKQAIPLVNASRAPGQWQVYDIIWTAPRFSQGGGLTSPARITVLHNGVLVQNDTVLAGKTEYIGAPSYAPHGCAPIFLQEHDSKVSYRNIWVREL
- a CDS encoding LacI family DNA-binding transcriptional regulator, translated to MATTIYDIAKHVGVTAGTVSRALSRPEKVLPATRARIEQAAAALGYVPNTVARTLKTQRSGKLLVTVPDIANPFFAQILQGAEDAAQAVGYAVLLGDTQHQPDREERYAQMLRRNEADGLIVLGHRLPPTARAIVKQRGAAAPVVNGCEFDPALGIPSVHIDNAAAAGAVMDHLYGLGHARIAVVGGPPDNPLHQQRLEGVRACAKAHRRLRSLTVVPGDFSVESGHAAALALLGRAPAPTAIFCFSDQMALGALAACRDLGIGVPDQLSIVGFDDLASSRYLTPPLTTIRQPMRDIGVRAVNLLLAIIERVDVPLQQTLDFSLMVRGSTGAPRE
- a CDS encoding cytochrome c, producing MAVVLLGATLAPKAWSKDDPAAGAQLYANHCTACHGANRAGVPPTFPALTDVGKRLQPAQIKEKIRNGGGLMPPFSQLSQQEVDDLASFLAQ
- a CDS encoding sugar phosphate isomerase/epimerase, producing the protein MNTATRRTATLALLLFAALPAFARDAAGQEAPIAVQMYSLRNAGTLDQQLKIVHDAGVGAVETVGTQNMSAVELKQLLDKYSIKAISSHVQLADLRKDLDGAVAFNRSIGNTTLVVPYLDQKERPTDAAGWTALGKELGQLATRARAKGMRLAYHNHDFELVDFDGKTGLELLFAAAGPDLKTELDLAWVARAGYDPATMLGKFKGRMFAVHAKDNAPKGQAQDEGGFAAVGKGVLNWNAILPAAAASGVQWYIIEHDQPRDPASVIRTGAEYLREHLPASTQR
- a CDS encoding nucleoside permease, which encodes MTHTMSRLGAMMFLQFFIWGAWFVTLGTYLVQGPLHASASQVATAFLSQSIGAIVAPFLVGLIADRYFAAQRILGVLHLAGAVLMWLASTATSFGVFFACVMGYMLLFMPTLALANSVAMRHMQAPEKQFPPVRVAGSVGWIVAGVLIGWLGWEQAHRLELTFRMAALASLALGLYAFTLPHTPPLARQRDAGLGQILGLDALRLLKSRSYLVFFLASIAICIPLAFYYNFTNPYLNDLGVRGAAGLQSLGQVSEVLLMLAMPFLFVRLGVKTMLAVGMAAWVVRYAMFAFGDAGGGFSLLVIGIVLHGICYDFFFVTGQIYTDAHAGPAARSSAQGFITLATYGVGMLIGTFLSGAVVEHYTTAAGPDWRQIWLFPAGVALLVLVAFLLLFRDRPAVAAARSAP
- a CDS encoding alpha/beta hydrolase family protein, encoding MEKNTHVSDFVWVNDTRVLFNMVQKIGQRDRPWGTGELFAINADGGAAELLVGQRVTGNGPGTLIQTKKVEKVAAYFVGSLPGDDRNVIIQAQPFSTSQDPYSRTEIMDVYSGRRRLLTGSPKVRGADFYSDEQGKVRFALGADADNAKKLFYRDAQGSDWKLINDENVSHHVETPIGFSEDGHVAYLQVQQAKGSDVIESWNTDSGERKVVARDVLADPYRIMYRHGTHVPVGIEVLGDKPRSLFFDDASPEAKTQRSLEAAFPGQAVYVTSSTRDGQLNLVNVQSGRNPGEFYLFDTVAKKADFVFARRAALQPPKLAEVRPVALQARDGLPLHGFVTLPAAAKSGKVPMVVMPHGGPFGIFDNGMFDEDAQILASAGYAVLQVNYRGSGNYGRAFQQAGAGQWGGKMQDDVTDATRWAIDQGIADPQRICMYGASYGAYASLMGVAKEPTLYRCAAGYVGVYDLPMMYVRGDAQLRDASQNFLREWMGTGDGLAAISPVNLADKIKVPVFLAAGGEDERAPIQHSKKMEAALKKAGVQVETLYVPTEGHGFYTEAHRREFYTRLLAFLSKSLGGAQAAPAAAKP
- a CDS encoding Gfo/Idh/MocA family protein encodes the protein MPKLGIAIVGTGMIGAVHRRAALLAGASVRGVAASSPHRAREVAQSWDVPHAYRDIEEVVADPQVQVVHVCTPNHLHRAMAQAALDAGKHVICEKPLATTLEDARALAALARATGLVATVPFVYRYHPVVREARARIAQGELGPLRLIHGSYLQDWLLDPASNNWRVDPSLGGTSRVFADIGSHWCDLVEWVSGERFAEVSAAFATVIAERGTNTGQSFTTPAAGGAMQAVASEDVAMAMLRTGAGTLASLTVSQVSAGRRNRLWFEIDGAQASVAFDQEDAERLWIGRPDQREEVFVRGPGAGSAEQRRLATLPAGHAQGYGDCFEAFVADTYRAIDGERPDGLPTFDDGLRSALIVDRVITSARTRGWTSID
- a CDS encoding sugar phosphate isomerase/epimerase; this encodes MKTLKGPALFLAQFIADTPPFNRLDTLAEWAAGLGYSGLQVPTSAPHLFDLTQAAHSQAYCDDLAGMLAGHGLQITELSTHLQGQLVAVHPAYDSLFDGFAPPDKRGNPAARQAWAVEQLQLAAKASQRLGLTAHATFSGALAWPYFYPWPQRPPGLVEEAFAELGRRWRPILDAFDACGVDLCFEIHPGEDLHDGATFERFLDVVDQHPRAKILYDPSHLLLQQMDYLGFIDRYHARIGIFHVKDAEYRASARSGVYGGYQDWIDRPGRFRSLGDGQIDFKAIFSKFAQYDFPGWAVLEWECCLKHPEDGAREGAAFIRDHIIRVTERAFDDFADSGADPASLRRMLGT